The window CCTCATCTGCTTTTACAACATATTCTGTAAAAGTATCTTTTGATGAGATTTCAACCTCAAATGCCGGCGCTAAACCCAATTCATAATCGAATTCAAATTCATCAGTATTATCCCACTTAAAACTTTTAGAATCGTCTAATTTTGGTAAAGGCTGACCTAAGATCTCTAATTTTTGCTCTGCAATATAATTGGTTAATGCATCATTTAAAAGATTGTTAACCTCTTCTACCAAAATACTTTTTCCATGCATTTTTTTAATATGCGCTGCAGGAACCATTCCTTTTCGGAAACCAGGTAACTGTGCTTTTTTAGCCTGATCTTTAATTGCTTTATCTACTTTTTCAGAGTAATCTGCTGGTGCGATTTTGATCTTTACAACAGCATTTAGGTTGCCGGTTTTTTCCTGTGTAATATTCATTTTTAGCTATACGTATTGAGATATGAAATATGAGACAGATAAAATAAGGCTCACTCCCACATCGATTTATATTTTTTACCAATGTTATTTAAAAAACAAAGCCGTTCCGATTTAAATCGGAACGGCTTCATTTATTGTGCGGATGAAGGGACTCGAACCCCCACGCCGTGAAGCGCCAGATCCTAAGTCTGGTGCGGCTACCAATTACGCCACATCCGCAATTAGGATTTATTTTGGATTGCAAAGATAGAAATTAGAATGAGTTATCAAAAAATTAAGCCAATAATTCTTAGATAATTTTCTATCAAAAAGCTAAGTAGCTAAGGTTTAACTAGAAAGATTTTATCGAAAAGTATTGGTATTTGATTCCGCTCTATAATAACATCTATTAAGCATAAAATTTTTTAATTGATTAAGCCAAACTAAATCCTTCTAAAATTTGATCAAAGTCACATCGATAAGTTCTGGCCCGCCTTCCAAGGGATAACCTGCGACTTTATTTCCAGTAATGGTAACTTTTTTATCAAGGTAAGAATCGAGCTTTATTTGGTTACTTTTTAATGCGTAAGTTTTATTTTCAGTCTTTATAATATGTGTACCATATTGAAAGGTGGACATGCCTAACTTTTCTATCGTTCCAGATAATGTAATTTGCCCAGCACTGTTCTGATTTTTCATAGCGCCACAACCAGAGACTATGGCTACAAATAGTGATAATATTATTATTTTCTTCATAATGATATAACGTAAAAATTTAAGTTAAGGCTACAATTTACCAAAATTCGATAATAGATTATTAATAAAGTTGTTTTTGAAATTCGAAAAAATACTGAACTGCTTTTACCAACCTACTGCCATACCAGCTGAACATTTCACCATCAACGAGCAAAATTGTTGTATCAGGAATAGCATTTTTAATTTCTTCTATATGTTTTTCGTTAAACGGATAAGGCTCCGAAGAAAGCAGAATCAAATCACAATCTAAAGTTTTCAATTCTTCAAGGGTAACTATTGGATAACGGTTTTGTTTAATCACGTTAGTCATGCCGTTTGATAGCAGAACATCATCAATAAAGGTGTTTTTTCCAGCGGCCATATAGGGTTTGCGCCAAATTAGATAGGCTACTTTTCTATCAATTTTATTTTGAAGCGCAAGCATTTTTAGATCTCTAAAACCAGCATAAATAAGATGATTAAGGTAATTTGCTTCTGGTTCTTTATCTACTAATGCTCCAATTTCCATTATGGTTTTCATAGCATCATCAAGTGTAAAAATATCACTCATCCAAACCGGGAAATGTGCTGCAAGTTCTTCAATATCGCTTTGTGTATTTTCTTCTTTATTGCCAATAATTAAATCGGGCTTTAAATCTTTAATTAAATCGATATTTAGCTTTTTTGTTCCTCCAACTTTAGTACGCTCCGCAAATTTTTCTATCGGATGAATGCAAAACTTGGTCAAACCAACTATTTCAGAATCTAAGCCTAAATCGAACAACAATTCTGTTTGAGATGGAACGATAGATATTATCCTTTTTGGCGGAAAATCGAACGTTACACGCCTACCCATTTGATCGGTAAAAGATTTTTGCATACCACAAAGTTATACGTTTTAAGTGGTAAGTTATAAGTATTGTGCGACTGGATTTGAAACTTACAACCCACAAACTAAAACGCTTAACCTACAGCCACATCTTCTTTAACTACACCATCAGCGATATGCAAAATTCGACTCCCATACTGGGCATTTTTCTCTGAATGCGTAACTTGAATGATGGTAATTCCCTCCTCTTTATTTAACTTTTGAAAAAGCTGCATAATTTCTTCAGCCTGTGCAGATTGAAGATTTCCCGTTGGTTCATCCGCTAAAATTAGCGATGGTTGAGAGGCTAACGCCCTAGCAATTCCTACAAGCTGTTGTTGTCCTCCAGATAATTGATTGGGAAATAAATCCTTTTTAGCAACAATATTAAACCGATCTAATAAATCAGCTATTCGACTTTTACGTTCAGAGCTGTCAATTTTCTTGTATAAAAGTGGTGCTTCAATATTTTCATAAACCGTCATTTCATCAATCAAATGGTAAGCCTGAAACACAAAACCAATGTGATTACGGTATAATTCAATCCGTTTTCGCTCATTTAGAGACGTAACATTCTCCCCAGAAAATTCATAACTTCCATAAGTAGGCTCTTCTAACATGCCTAAAATATTAAGCAAAGTAGATTTCCCAGCGCCTGAAGGACCCATAATTGATA is drawn from Pedobacter mucosus and contains these coding sequences:
- a CDS encoding helical backbone metal receptor — encoded protein: MQKSFTDQMGRRVTFDFPPKRIISIVPSQTELLFDLGLDSEIVGLTKFCIHPIEKFAERTKVGGTKKLNIDLIKDLKPDLIIGNKEENTQSDIEELAAHFPVWMSDIFTLDDAMKTIMEIGALVDKEPEANYLNHLIYAGFRDLKMLALQNKIDRKVAYLIWRKPYMAAGKNTFIDDVLLSNGMTNVIKQNRYPIVTLEELKTLDCDLILLSSEPYPFNEKHIEEIKNAIPDTTILLVDGEMFSWYGSRLVKAVQYFFEFQKQLY
- a CDS encoding ABC transporter ATP-binding protein — protein: MIELKNIEKYYANKGVKSYILRHVTTSIKQGEFVSIMGPSGAGKSTLLNILGMLEEPTYGSYEFSGENVTSLNERKRIELYRNHIGFVFQAYHLIDEMTVYENIEAPLLYKKIDSSERKSRIADLLDRFNIVAKKDLFPNQLSGGQQQLVGIARALASQPSLILADEPTGNLQSAQAEEIMQLFQKLNKEEGITIIQVTHSEKNAQYGSRILHIADGVVKEDVAVG